In the Nicotiana tabacum cultivar K326 chromosome 16, ASM71507v2, whole genome shotgun sequence genome, one interval contains:
- the LOC107762534 gene encoding mitogen-activated protein kinase homolog NTF3-like yields the protein MATPVEPPNGIRTPGKHYYSMWQSLFEIDTKYVPIKPIGRGAYGIVCSSVNRVTNEKVAIKKINNAFENRIDALRTLRELKLLRHLRHENVIALKDVMMPIHRRSFKDVYLVYELMDTDLHQIIKSSQTLSNDHCQYFLFQLLRGLKYLHSANILHRDLKPGNLLINANCDLKICDFGLARTSSGKDQFMTEYVVTRWYRAPELLLCCDNYGTSIDVWSVGCIFAELLGRKPVFPGTECLNQLKLIINILGSQREEDIEFIDNPKARKYIKSLPYSPGTPFSRLYPHAHPLAIDLLQRMLVFDPSKRISVIEALQHPYMSPLYDPNTDPPAQVPINLDIDEDLGEETIREMMWNEILEYHPEAASAAMEVVL from the exons ATGGCAACTCCAGTTGAGCCTCCTAATGGGATTAGGACCCCAGGGAAGCATTACTACTCTATGTGGCAATCCCTCTTTGAAATTGATACGAAATATGTACCTATTAAGCCTATTGGTCGAGGGGCCTATGGAATTGTTTGTTCTTCCGTTAACAGGGTAACCAATGAGAAGGTTGCAATCAAGAAAATAAACAATGCTTTTGAGAACCGTATTGATGCTCTGAGAACTTTGCGTGAGCTAAAGCTCCTTCGCCACCTTAGACACGAAAATGTGATTGCTCTGAAAGATGTGATGATGCCAATCCACAGGCGAAGTTTCAAAGATGTTTACTTGGTTTACGAACTAATGGATACTGATTTACATCAGATAATCAAATCCTCTCAAACACTTTCAAATGATCATTGCCAGTATTTCCTATTCCAG TTGCTTCGAGGTCTGAAATATCTCCATTCTGCAAATATTCTTCATCGTGACTTGAAACCTGGGAACTTGCTTATCAATGCTAACTGCGATCTGAAGATATGTGACTTCGGGCTGGCACGCACGAGCAGTGGCAAGGACCAGTTTATGACTGAATACGTTGTTACACGCTGGTATAGGGCTCCGGAACTCCTCCTTTGCTGTGACAACTATGGAACATCGATTGACGTATGGTCTGTTGGTTGCATTTTCGCGGAGCTCTTAGGGAGGAAACCCGTCTTTCCAGGTACTGAATGCCTTAACCAACTTAAACTGATTATCAACATCCTTGGCAGTCAGCGAGAAGAAGATATTGAATTTATCGATAACCCAAAGGCGAGGAAGTACATCAAATCACTACCATACTCTCCCGGAACACCCTTTTCCCGTCTCTATCCCCATGCTCATCCTTTGGCCATCGATCTCCTGCAGAGAATGCTCGTGTTTGACCCTTCGAAAAGAATTAGTGTTATCGAAGCACTTCAGCATCCATACATGTCCCCCTTGTATGATCCAAACACTGACCCCCCAGCGCAGGTTCCTATCAATCTTGACATAGATGAGGACTTAGGGGAAGAGACCATAAGGGAAATGATGTGGAACGAAATACTCGAATACCATCCTGAAGCGGCCTCAGCTGCTATGGAAGTTGTTCTATGA